A window of the Yersinia rochesterensis genome harbors these coding sequences:
- a CDS encoding tight adherance operon protein, giving the protein MNRKFLLLISILIIAIGITGLFISSENDEKITSSLLTPKNEKEVTIILAQATSDLPSGTLLTHSEYAIKKIAVPESSELIKNDISETPNINSYLLKTNTLNGSYITKDMLVTPNSDEFNHLSLQKGYIVYKFTTKKQDDYLLNTLSVGDEISYQLRVLETDNKKGMEHGTIINTKNMSDRKKQSYSLNKIIPNMKVVRIKKYSADELSEKNSKNQKTEDMLTGYIAVTIKIEELDLIHIVEKTGDTFLTPNYKNDDSKRISTNLYDIIPKLRTARELRG; this is encoded by the coding sequence ATGAACCGTAAGTTTCTTTTGTTAATTTCTATTCTTATTATTGCTATAGGTATTACTGGCTTATTTATAAGCTCTGAGAATGATGAAAAAATAACGAGTAGCCTACTCACGCCAAAAAATGAAAAGGAAGTCACTATTATATTGGCACAAGCCACTAGTGATTTGCCATCAGGAACTCTATTGACTCACAGCGAGTACGCCATAAAAAAAATAGCCGTCCCCGAGTCAAGTGAATTAATAAAAAATGACATCTCTGAAACCCCTAACATTAACAGCTATTTATTAAAAACGAACACTCTCAATGGTTCCTACATTACTAAAGACATGTTAGTCACACCCAATAGTGATGAGTTTAACCATCTAAGCTTACAGAAAGGCTACATTGTCTATAAATTCACAACTAAAAAACAAGATGATTACTTACTGAATACATTGAGTGTAGGTGATGAGATATCTTACCAATTGAGAGTTCTTGAGACAGACAATAAGAAAGGGATGGAACATGGCACTATTATTAATACAAAAAATATGAGTGATAGGAAAAAACAGAGCTACTCCCTCAATAAAATCATCCCTAACATGAAAGTAGTAAGAATAAAAAAGTACTCCGCTGACGAATTATCAGAAAAAAACAGCAAGAATCAAAAGACTGAAGATATGTTAACAGGTTATATTGCCGTCACAATAAAAATAGAAGAGCTTGATCTGATACATATAGTGGAAAAAACAGGTGATACTTTTCTAACTCCTAACTATAAAAATGATGATAGCAAGAGAATATCAACAAATTTATATGACATTATTCCCAAACTGCGCACAGCAAGAGAGTTAAGAGGATGA
- a CDS encoding type II and III secretion system protein family protein, translated as MRILRRSYVIRNILLFLFVITAIQTAVNRANAKSVYLSTGESYIINTQDEIDTVFVSAAAIADYEIVGKKSVIVYTKKEGMAEFILFNSSNKPMIKSVVFVNNVIAAAYKRIQLEYPESHVEINKIGDGYILTGTAGSEEAKDTIGTIIGEAVGSKRIINSNSLINTTDYLGIINKIKLPQSNQVNVKLTIAEVTKDFTENVGINWSTIGDSVGSFQFFRFNAKGISTLVHAINDDTIARVLAEPNLSVLSGESASFLVGGEIPIVSTTQNSREITYKEFGIKLNIGAKVNDKKRIRITLNEEVSSIGKTFNMRGGDSYPTLRTRRAATTLELGDGESFILGGLISNTERESLSKIPLIGDIPLLGAFFRNAQTEQSQTELVVIATVNLVNPVSEKEVELPDFMHTSTLERFFNFSSIMETKREKMAREFLRKGGFIK; from the coding sequence ATGAGAATACTTCGGAGAAGCTACGTCATTAGGAATATATTACTTTTCTTATTTGTCATTACGGCTATCCAAACTGCAGTCAATAGAGCAAATGCTAAATCAGTTTATTTATCTACTGGTGAGTCATATATTATTAATACGCAAGATGAGATAGACACTGTTTTTGTTTCTGCAGCAGCCATAGCTGACTATGAGATAGTGGGTAAAAAAAGCGTTATTGTCTATACAAAAAAAGAAGGAATGGCGGAGTTTATATTATTCAATAGTAGCAACAAGCCTATGATAAAATCTGTCGTTTTTGTCAACAATGTCATTGCTGCTGCATATAAAAGAATACAGCTTGAGTATCCAGAAAGTCATGTGGAAATTAACAAAATAGGTGATGGTTATATCCTGACAGGAACCGCAGGATCAGAGGAAGCCAAAGACACTATCGGTACAATTATAGGTGAGGCTGTTGGTAGTAAAAGAATAATAAATAGCAACTCTCTTATTAATACTACTGATTATTTAGGTATTATCAACAAAATAAAATTACCACAATCTAATCAGGTGAATGTCAAACTCACCATTGCCGAAGTTACAAAAGATTTCACTGAAAATGTTGGAATTAATTGGAGTACCATCGGCGATTCTGTGGGTTCTTTCCAATTTTTTAGATTTAATGCCAAAGGGATAAGTACATTAGTTCATGCTATTAACGATGATACCATTGCTCGAGTTTTAGCCGAACCCAATCTCTCCGTACTATCAGGTGAAAGTGCATCTTTTCTGGTTGGTGGCGAAATACCAATAGTAAGTACGACACAAAATAGTAGAGAAATAACTTATAAAGAATTTGGTATTAAATTAAACATTGGTGCAAAAGTTAATGATAAAAAACGTATTCGCATTACTTTAAATGAAGAAGTTAGCAGTATAGGTAAAACATTTAATATGAGGGGTGGAGATTCCTACCCTACATTAAGAACACGTAGGGCAGCAACAACATTAGAACTGGGAGATGGAGAGAGTTTCATTTTAGGGGGATTAATCAGTAACACGGAGAGAGAATCATTAAGTAAAATTCCACTAATTGGTGATATCCCTCTATTAGGAGCATTTTTCCGTAATGCACAGACAGAACAGAGCCAAACTGAATTAGTGGTGATCGCAACCGTAAACTTGGTGAATCCAGTCTCCGAAAAAGAAGTGGAGTTGCCTGATTTTATGCATACTTCAACGCTCGAACGATTTTTTAACTTTAGTTCCATTATGGAAACAAAAAGAGAAAAGATGGCCAGAGAATTTCTGCGTAAAGGAGGATTTATTAAATGA
- a CDS encoding pilus assembly protein CpaE → MQLILNKDLINKKTSKVKDTIAIISTRKWLIEKISEKIRLADINNIKGIEDNIFTASLVNLPDQTIGIIIDIGNDQEIEKILDLIKNHTPRDCWCVLVGDIDSISIAQQFTDRGILYLNIQSQSAELTQLLLKGIQIESERKAFFISVLGCKGGIGTTLLSYHLAYEITQIKKSPTLLLQGNQGSQDLDLVTEKKINTAITEYHKHLDLMLCNEKKLSEVDNQTNKKHNFIIFDQPIHNSSKERITDYIEQSNCIIILLDNSMMSVRIAKEFISLYERFKRDNRKATRLILCLNESRPVTKDMLDTADIQSLLNRTIDIHIPYIKNTKSSLNDPTYFGRKKIKINTLAKNTLGIKIDSSSDMNTLTKKIIATLKNIR, encoded by the coding sequence ATGCAATTAATCCTAAACAAGGATTTAATCAATAAAAAAACCAGCAAAGTAAAAGATACTATTGCAATTATTTCCACAAGAAAGTGGCTAATAGAGAAAATATCTGAAAAAATACGACTGGCCGATATTAACAACATTAAAGGAATAGAGGACAATATTTTCACTGCATCATTAGTTAATTTACCAGACCAAACTATTGGTATAATTATTGATATTGGTAATGATCAAGAAATAGAGAAAATATTAGATTTAATAAAAAATCATACACCGCGTGATTGCTGGTGTGTGCTCGTCGGAGATATTGATTCAATCAGTATTGCACAGCAGTTTACTGACAGGGGAATTTTATATTTAAATATACAGTCACAATCTGCTGAACTGACACAGTTATTGCTTAAAGGTATTCAGATAGAATCCGAAAGAAAGGCTTTTTTTATCAGTGTACTGGGTTGTAAAGGTGGAATAGGGACGACTCTACTCAGTTACCATTTAGCATATGAAATTACTCAAATAAAGAAATCCCCAACATTATTATTACAGGGTAATCAAGGATCGCAAGATCTTGACCTCGTAACAGAGAAAAAAATTAATACCGCTATCACTGAATATCATAAACACTTAGATCTTATGCTATGTAACGAAAAAAAATTAAGTGAGGTAGATAATCAAACAAATAAAAAACATAATTTTATTATTTTCGACCAACCTATTCATAATTCATCAAAGGAAAGAATAACAGACTATATTGAGCAATCTAATTGCATCATTATATTGTTAGATAATAGTATGATGTCAGTTAGAATCGCCAAAGAATTTATTAGCCTATATGAGCGTTTTAAAAGAGATAATAGAAAAGCAACCAGACTAATACTCTGCTTAAACGAAAGCAGGCCTGTAACCAAAGATATGTTAGATACTGCCGACATACAATCATTATTGAATCGAACTATTGACATACATATACCTTATATAAAAAACACAAAGTCTTCATTAAATGATCCTACTTATTTTGGTAGAAAAAAAATAAAAATAAACACATTAGCTAAAAACACATTAGGTATAAAGATAGACTCATCAAGCGATATGAATACATTGACAAAAAAAATAATAGCAACACTAAAAAATATAAGGTAA